The nucleotide sequence AACAGAAAGCGTCCGTAGGGGCGTTGCTCGTCGAAGATCGACTGTTTCCGGCCGGGGATACGAATGGTTGTTCTGTCGCTGTTCAGTCTGTGAAACCCGCGTGCCCGGCGCGTTTCCTGTCTGAAACGATGGGGCCCATGAGCGCTGCAACCCCTCCCACCGAGCGCCGGGTCTCCGCGCGTATCGGCGCGATCTCCGAGTCCGCCACCCTCGCCGTGGACGCCAAGGCCAAGGCCCTCAAGGCCGCGGGGCGTCCGGTGATCGGCTTCGGCGCCGGTGAGCCCGACTTCCCGACCCCTGACTACATCGTCGAGGCGGCCGTCGAGGCCTGCAAGAACCCGAAGTACCACCGCTACACGCCGGCCGGCGGTCTGCCCGAGCTGAAGGCCGCGATCGCCGCGAAGACCCTGCGCGACTCCGGTTACGAGGTCGACCCGTCGCAGGTCCTCGTGACCAACGGCGGCAAGCAGGCGATCTACGAGGCCTTCGCCGCGATCCTCGACCCGGGCGACGAGGTGATCGTCCCCGCGCCGTACTGGACGACCTACCCGGAGTCGATCCGTCTCGCCGGTGGTGTCCCGGTCGACGTCGTCGCCGACGAGACCACGGGCTACCGCGTCTCCGTCGAGCAGTTGGAGGCGGCCCGCACGGAGAACACCAAGGTGCTGCTCTTCGTCTCGCCCTCCAACCCGACCGGCGCGGTCTACACGCGCGCGCAGATCGAGGAGATCGGCCGCTGGGCCGCCGAGAAGGGCCTGTGGGTCCTGACCGACGAGATCTACGAGCATCTGGTCTACGGCGACGCGGAGTTCCACTCCCTCCCGGTGGTCGTGCCCGAGCTGGCCGACCGGACCATCGTGGTCAACGGGGTCGCGAAGACGTACGCGATGACGGGCTGGCGTGTGGGCTGGGTCATCGGCCCGAAGGACGTCGTGAAGGCCGCGACCAACCTCCAGTCGCACGCCACGTCCAACGTCTCCAACGTGGCCCAGGTCGCCGCGCTGGCCGCCGTCTCGGGTGACCTGGCGGCCGTCGAGAAGATGAAGGAGGCCTTCGACCGGCGCCGCAAGACGATCGTGCGGATGCTCAACGAGATCGACGGCGTTCTCTGCCCGGAGCCCGAGGGCGCGTTCTACGCCTACCCCTCGGTGAAGGACCTGGTCGGCAAGGAGATCCGCGGCAAGCGTCCGCAGAACACGGTCGAGCTGGCCGCGCTGATCCTGGAGGAGGCGGAGGTCGCGGTCGTCCCGGGCGAGGCCTTCGGCACCCCCGGCTATCTGCGCCTGTCGTACGCCCTGGGTGACGAGGATCTCCTCGAGGGCGTCTCCCGCCTCCAGAAGCTGCTGGCGGAGGCGACGGACTGACGTCCCGAGCCACCGCCCCGAGGGCGGGACCACGTACGAGTTTTCGTATGGGGTCCCGCCCTTTCGTATGTGCGAGCAAGACCACGTTCGAGGATTCCGCTACCGGGACGGCGCGGGCGTACGGCAGGATCGGGCGATGGAGCGTGTACGTGATCTCGCTGAACTGCCCAAGGCCCATCTGCATCTGCACTTCACCGGGTCGATGCGGCCCACGACCGTGCTGGAGCTGGCCGACAAGTACGGGGTGCGGCTGCCCGAAGCGCTCAGCGAGGCGCTGATCAGCGGGGAGCCGCCGAAGCTGCGGGCGACGGACGAGCGGGGGTGGTTCCGGTTCCAGCGGCTGTACGACGCGGCGCGCTCGTGTGTCAGAGGGCCCGAGGACATCCAGCGGCTGGTGCGGGAGGCCGCGGAGGAGGACGTGCGGGACGGCTCGGGCTGGCTGGAGATCCAGGTGGACCCGACGTCGTACGCGCCCCGGCTGGGCGGGCTGATCCCGGCGCTGGAGGTCATCCTCGACGCGGTGGACACGACCGTGCGGGAGACCGGGCTCGGGATGCGGGTGGTGGTGGCCGCGAACCGGATGAAGCACCCGCTGGACGCGCGCACGCTGGCCCGGCTGGCGGTGCGGTACGCGGACCGGGGTGTGGTGGGCTTCGGGCTCTCCAACGACGAACGCCGGGGCATGGCGAGGGACTTCGACCGGGCCTTCGCGATCGCCCGTGAGGGGGGCCTGCTGTCGGCGCCGCACGGCGGCGAGCTGACCGGCCCGTCGTCGGTGCGTGACTGCCTGGACGATCTGCACGCCTCACGGATCGGGCACGGGGTGCGCGCGGCGGAGGACCCGCGTCTGCTGAAGCGGCTCGCGGACCGGGGCGTGACGTGCGAGGTCTGCCCGGCCTCGAACGTGGCGCTGGGTGTCTACGAGAAACCCCAGGACGTTCCCCTAAGGACTCTGTTCGAGGCCGGTGTGCCTATGGCTCTCGGCGCCGACGACCCGCTGCTGTTCGGCTCCCGTCTGGCGGCCCAGTACGAGATCGCCCGCCATCACCACGGGTTCACGGACCAGGAGCTGGCGGAGCTGGCCCGGCAGTCGATCAGGGCGTCGGCGGCGCCGGAGCAGGAGCGGACGAAGCTGCTGGCCGGCGTGGACGAGTGGCTCGCCCTCCCGGCCGACCAGGACGCCCCTAAAGGCTGACGCCCACCGTCACCGGCTCGTTGACCAGGGTGACGCCGAAGGCGTCCCGGACTCCGGAAACGACCTCGCGGGCCAGCGCGAGCAGGTCCTCGGTGGTGGCCGCGCCCCGGTTGGTGAGGGCCAGGGTGTGCTTGGTGGAGATCCGGGCGGGGCCGGTGCCGTACCCCTTGGTGAAGCCCGCCTTGTCGATCAGCCAGGCCGCGGAGGTCTTGGTGTGGCCGTCGCCCGCGGCGTACGCGGGCGGGGTGGCGTCGTCCCCGAGCCGCTCCCGCACGCGCGCGTGGAACGCGGCGAACTCCTCGTCCGTGAGGATCGGGTTGGTGAAGAACGAGCCGGCGGACCAGGTGTCGTGGTCCTCGGGGTCGAGCACCATGCCCTTCCCTGCCCGCAGCTTCAGCACGGTCTCGCGCGCGTCCGCGAGGGGGACGCGGTCTCCGGGTCCGACGCCGAGCGTGCGGGCCGTCTCGGCGTACTTGATCGGGCCCGACAGGCCGTCGGCGTCCTCCAGTTCGAACCGGACCCGCAGCACGACATACCGCTCCGGTTCGTCCTTGAAGCGGCTGTGGCGGTATGTGAAGGCGCATTCGGCGTTCGGGACGGTGACCGTCTCGCGGGTGAGGCGGTCGTAGGCGACGACCTCGGTGATGGTGGAGGCGACCTCCTGGCCGTACGCCCCGACGTTCTGGATCGGCGTGGCGCCCGCGGAGCCGGGGATTCCGGCCAGGCATTCGATTCCGGCGAGTCCGGCCTCGACGGTCCGGGCGACCACGTCGGTCCACACCTCACCGGCGGCCAGCTCCAGCCGCGTTCCGTCCAGTGCGTAACCCTTGGTCGCGATGACCAGCGCGGTCCCGGCGAACCCCTTGTCACCGACGACCAGGTTGGACCCGCCCCCGATGAGCAGCAGCGGCGTACCGGCGTCGTCGGCCTCGCGGACGGCGGCGATCACCTCGTCGTCGGTGGTCGCGGTGATCAGCCGGTGCGCGGGCCCGCCCAGCCGGAAGGTGGTCAGCGGGGCGAGGGGGGCGTCGTGGAGTTCCTGCACGGGCTCAAGAGTACGAGACCCCCGCACCCGGGAGGGGCGGGGGACCGTGCCGTGGACGGCCGCGCCGCGTGGGCCGTCAGGCCAGTCGTACGACCGCCCGGGACATGCCCAGGACCTTCTGGCCGGCGCTCATCGCCGTGAGGTCCACGCGGACGGTGTTGTCGTCGAGCTTGGCGCCGACCTTGGCGCTGACCTCGATGGTGGCGCCCTGGTCGTCGTTGGGGACGACGACGGGCCTGGTGAAGCGGACGCCGTACTCGATGACGGAGCCCGGGTCGCCGGTCCAGTCGGTGACGACACGGATCGCCTCGGCCATGGTGAACATGCCGTGGGCGATGACGTCCGGGAGGCCGACCTCCTTGGCGAACTTCTCGTTCCAGTGGATCGGGTTGAAGTCGCCGGAGGCACCCGCGTACCGGACGAGGGTGGCGCGGGTCACGCCGAAGGTCTGCGCGGGCAGTTCGGTGCCGACCTCGACGTCGTCGTAGGAGATCTTCGCGGTCATCGGATCCTCACGCCTTCTCGGCCGCGCGGGCCACGAGCTTGGTCCAGGCGGTCACGACGTGCTCGCCGGACTCGTCGTGGACCTCGCCGCGGATGTCCAGGATGTCGTTGCCCGCCAGGGACTTGATCGCCTCGATGGTGGAGGTGACCGTGAGACGGTCACCGGCGCGCACCGGGCGCCGATGGGCGAACTTCTGGTCGCCGTGCACCACCCGGCTGTAGTCGAGGCCCAGCTGGGGGTCCTGGACGACCTGTCCCGCCGCCTTGAAGGTGATCGAGAACACGAAGGTCGGCGGGGCGATCACATCGGCGTACCCGTGCGCCTTGGCGGCCTCCGGGTCGGTGTAGACGGGGTTGGTGTCCCCCACGGCCTCCGCGAACTCGCGGATCTTCTCCCGGCCGACCTCGTAGGGGTCGGTGGGCGGGTAGGAACGCCCCACGAAGGACTGGTCGAGCGCCATGGGCTCGGCACCTCCTGGTTGATCGGCGGATACGGCGGTACTGGCCGGTAAGGGTCCCTCAACGACGCGAGGCCGCCCCCGATCTCTCGGGGACGGCCTCGTGTACGAGCCTGATTTATCGCGTTTCGCGGTGCGCGGTGTGCGCCTTGCAACGCGGGCAGTGCTTCTTCATCTCCATTCGGTCCGGGTTGTTACGCCGGTTCTTCTTGGTGATGTAGTTCCGCTCCTTGCACTCCACGCAGGCCAGCGTGATCTTCGGGCGGACGTCGGTGGCAGCCACGTGAGTGCTCCTTGACGAACGGATGGGACAGGGTTCAACGCACAGAAGAGTAGCCGATCGAAGGACCGACCCCGCAATCGGCTACTGTCAGTAGCGGTGACCGGACTTGAACCGGTGACACAGCGATTATGAGCCGCTTGCTCTACCGACTGAGCTACACCGCTGTGATGCGATCGGTTCCCGTCTTGCGACGGGAACCTTTCACACCAGAGCCCCAATACGGAATCGAACCGTAGACCTTCTCCTTACCATGGAGACGCTCTACCGACTGAGCTATTGGGGCGAGCGATGAAGACATTACACGCCCCACCGCCGATCGCCCAAATCCGTTTCTCCGCCCCCATCCATGAGCCGCCCATGGGCCGTCCACGGGTCCCGGAGGGAGTCGGCACCGGGCCGCCCGAAGCCGTGATCCGTCCCGTTTCCCCAGGCCGCACGGGCCCCACGCGCACCATCGCCATCGGTTCTCCCGGCGGTCCCCCGGCAGGTGAACCACACCGGTACGACTATTGCGCTCCTCCGCAACGAGGACGGGCGGCCCGCCTAGGCTCGTCTCACTCTGCGTGATCTTGTGTCCTCCACCACATCCCCCACACGCGTCACCGTGCAGCCGTCGTCGAGCCCCGGGAGTGAGATGCCCGACAGTCAGCCGCAGCCGTCCCACTCCTCCTCCGGCCCGAACTCGGGCCCGGACGAGGCAGGCGCCCTGCTGCTGTGCGGGGCACGACTGACCGACGGCCGGGTGGTGGACGTACGGCTGGGCGGCGGACGTATCGAGGCGGTCGGCACGGCGGGCAGCCTGGGCGGGGGGCCAGCCGCGTGCGGGGTGCCCGCCACCCGGGTGGACCTCGGCGGCCATCTGCTCCTGCCCGCCCCCGCGGAGCCGCACGCCCACGGCGACACGGCCCTGTCGGCGGACTTCGAGGGCCCGGCCCCGTACGACGGTCAGGACGTCCAGCGGCGGGCCACCGAGGCCGCGCTGCTGCAGCTCGGGCACGGCGCCACGGCGGTGCGCTCACACGTCCATGTGGGCGACGTACAGGGCCTGGAGGCGCTGGCGGCGGTGCTCCAGGCGCGGCGGGCGCTGCGCGGGCTCGTCGAGCTGACGACGGTGGCGATGCCCCGGGTGCTGACCGGCGTGGCCGGGGCGGACGGGCTCGCGATCCTGCGGGACGCGGTGAAGATGGGCGCCTCGGTGGTCGGTGGCTGTCCGGATCTGGACCCCGATCCCACCGGGTACGTGGAGGCGGTCCTGGAGATCGCCTCCGAGCACGGCTGCCCGGTCGACCTGCACACCGACGGCGACGACCCGGCCCGCCTCGCCCGGCTCGCGGCCATGGTGGGCGGCCTGCGGCCCGGCGTCACTCTCGGCCCGTGCGGCGGCCTCGCCCGCCTCCCCTCGCAGGCCGCCTCCCGCGCCGCCGACCAGCTCGGGGCGGCCGGCGTGACCGTCGTCTGCCTTCCGCAGGGCGGCTGCGGCACCGTGGACCGCCGGGGCACCGCCCCCGTACGGCTCCTGCGGGCGGCCGGCGTGCGCGTCGCGGCGGGCAGCGGAGCACTGCGGGACGTGTCGAACCCCGTCGGGCGCGGGGACCCCCTGGAGGCGGCCTTTCTGCTCGCCTCCCGGTACGGGCTGCGGCCCGAGGAGGCGTACGACACCGTCAGCGGGGCGGCGCGCGCCGGGCTCGGCCTGCCCGAGGTGCGCGTCGAGGCCGACTTTCCCGCCGAGCTGCTGGCCGTACGCGGCGCCCGGCTCGCGGGGGTGCTGTCTCTCGCGTACAGCCGGATCGTCGTGCACCGGGGGCGCGTGGTGGCACGCACCAGCGCCGTGCGCGAGTACTGCGGCTCGGCGACCAGCGCGGCGCTGGACCTTCCTCGGCAGGGGCGGGGGGAACCGTCTTGAGGGGTGGGAGCTGCCTGCCAAGGAGTGCGTACGAGGTCGAGTTGGCTCGATGGTGTGATGGTCGGTTTCCGGGCTTGCGGTGTCCTGGGCCGTTCGGGTCAGCGTGATCGTGCGATCTGGGACGCCGGGTACGGCGTCATCGTGCGGGGCCCCTGTTTCACCGGTGTGATGTTTCAGGGCCTGCCCGTCGCCTCTGGCCGTACCCCATTGGCCGGGTCGCGCAGGGCTGTGTCCGTCAGCGGCCTCCGGCCGCGGGGCCTCCCGGGCCCGGACCACGCACAGGATGCGTGTCGCCACCCGGGGGTCGATTACGCCGGGGACCATCTCGCCCAGGACCGTTCGGGGCGCGCGGCTGAACGGACTCACTCCCGCTCAGTCCACAGGAACGGTGTGTGGGAGCCGCGTGTGGCGTTCAGGCAGGAGCGTCCGGGCACGCGCGCGTGGGGGGTTTCGTGTCTCACGCGCGCGTGGACTACAAGTGAGGTCGGCACCCCGCCGGCCGGGGCGGTCGGATGCCGGGCATCCCGTTGCCGGTCAGGGGCCGGGGCTTCCCGTTGCGGTCAGACGCCGAACATTCCGCTGCCGATCGGGTCGGCGAACTCGTCGACCGGGATCTCGGCGGCGCCCTTGGGCGCGCTGATGTCACCGGCCTTGCCGAAGGTGAGGACCAGGGGGGCCTTGGCGCCCTTCGGGTCGTCGGCAAGGACGGCGAGGTCGGTCTCGATCCGGGTCAAGTCACCGTTCTTGAGAGTGAAGTCGACCGCGACGTCCTTGTTCGGGGCTTCCTTCATGTCCTTGGCCGTGGGGAGTTCGGCCCCCGGCGGCAGATCGCCCTTGAGGGGCTGGAGCTTGTCGATGATGCCGGTGAGCAGCTCACGGAAGTTGGCCTTGGCCGTGATGACCTCGGTGCCGTCCTTGCCGTCCTTGGTCTTGAAACCGACCTCGCGGGCGACAACACCGCGCACGGCGCCGAGGATCTTCTTCTGGGTCTTGGCGTCGAGCTCGTCGGAGCCGCCCGAGCCGGATTCGGCCCTCGCGTCCTCGCCGAGCTCCTGCAGGTCAGCGGTATTGATCTTGACCCATTTACCCTCAAGGGCCGGCCGCAAGTGCTTCGCGTCCTCGGGGAGTTCGTCGGCCGACGGGAACGGTATGCCCATCGTGTCGCCCAGGGTCTCCAGGTCGGCGCGGTAGTACGTGTAGTCGCCGACGAGCCGGTACTCGACGAGCACACCCTCGTCGCCCGAGATCTTCATGCCCATGCCGGCGATGTCCTTCTCACCGGACTCGGCCAGCGGCTTCTTCGACTTGACCGACACGTCGACGCGCAGCCCGGTGAAGAACTCCGCCATCTCCGGCGGCACTTCCTCGCTGTCCTCGCCCATCAGCGCGACGAGGTCGTCCGGGTCGGCATCGAGTCGCATCCCGAAGGCCAGCGACTTCTGCTCGCCCAGCCGCTCGACGGCGCTGTCGACCTTCTGGCCCGCGGTGAGGTTCTCGACGGTCCCGCACGCGGCCACCGTGACGAGCACGGCCGCGGCGCAGCCGACTCCGGTGAAGGCACGGCGGAGTACGGGCGCCCCGGCGGGGGACGCGCGCTCCATGGACGTACGTACGACGGTCTTGCGCGTGGCTGTACGCATGGCGGTGATGGTGTTCCCCCCGTGATTCCGGCGCTCGCCGACGCGGCGAACACTGTGGAGACACATGGGACGGCCGGATGGTTGCGCGGCAAACGCATCCGCTCGGGCGTACGGTCGGAACCATGCGCATTGTCATCGCTGGAGGTCATGGTCAGATCGCGCTGCGGCTGGAGCGACTGCTCGCCGCGCGCGGTCACGAGGTCGCGGGGCTCATCCGCCGCGTTGAACAGACGGACGATCTGCGTGCGGCCGGTGCCGAACCGGTGCTGTGCGACCTGGAGTCGGCGTCGGTCGAGGAGGTCGCCGCGCATCTGGTGGGCGCGGACGCCGCCGTGTTCGCGGCGGGCGCCGGACCGGGCAGCGGGGCGGCCCGCAAGGACACGGTCGACCGCGCGGCCGCGGTCCTGTTCGCCGACGCCGCGGTGCGGACGGGCGTACGTCGCCACATCGTCGTCTCGTCCATGGGCGCGGACCCCGCGCACCGGGGCGACGACATCTTCGACACCTACCAGCGGGCGAAGGGCGAGGCCGACGCGTATGTGCGCGGCCTGGACGCGCTGGACTGGACGATCCTGCGCCCCGGCATGCTGACCGACGACGCCGGCACCGGTCTCGTACGGCTGGAGGCGTCCACGGGCCGCGGCCCGATCCCCCGCGACGACGTGGCCGCGACGCTCGCCGAACTCCTGGACACCCCGGCCACCGCCGGTCTGACCCTGGAAGTCATCAGCGGCTCGACGCCCGTGTCCGTGGCCGTGAAGTCGGTGGCGGGCAACTGAGAACGGTGGGCCGGGGGCCTCGCCGAGAACCAGCGGCAGCCGGCCCGGGGGCTCAGAACAGCGCCAACTGACCGGGGAACTCGGGTACGACGAAGCCGTCGAGCGCGGGCTGGGCCGCCCCGATCCGGGCCGGGCTGCGCGACCCGGGACACGACACCAGTTCCCCGCTCGCCCCCGGCGGATCGTGCCGCGCGAACCGCCCTGCCACGACGGCGATCTCACGACGGCATTCGGGGCAGTTCCTACGACGCGATGACATGCAGTCAGTGTGCCTCGCGACGCGTCGCTCCCCTGGTCCGTCGCCTTGGGGGCCGTGCCCGCACACGAAGAAGCCCCTCCCGGACCGTTCTCACAGTCCGGAAGGGGCTTCCCTCCACGTGGCGGCGCCAGGATTCGAACCTGGGTAGGCTAAGCCGACGGATTTACAGTCCGTTCCCATTGGCCACTCGGGCACACCGCCTGGGATTGCTGCCCTTCGAACCGCTTTTCGGCGGTGCTCCGTGGCAACGACGTAAACGATACCTGATGCCCGGGGGTGCTCCGCCACCTGATTGATCAGTACTCGCAGGGGCTGGGGTGGCTAGGCTTGTCGCCCCCGGATACCCCTATGCAAGGAGCCACAGGACATGGCCGACTCCAGTTTCGACATCGTCTCGAAGGTCGAGCGGCAGGAGGTCGACAACGCCCTCAACCAGACCGCCAAGGAGATCTCGCAGCGCTACGACTTCAAGGGCGTCGGTGCCTCGATCTCGTGGTCCGGCGAGAAGATCCTGATGGAGGCGAACTCCGAGGACCGGGTGAAGGCCATCCTCGACGTCTTCCAGTCCAAGCTGATCAAGCGCGGGATCTCCCTGAAGTCGCTGGACGCGGGTGAGCCCCAGCTGTCCGGCAAGGAGTACAAGCTCTTCGCGTCGATCGAGGAGGGCATCTCCCAGGAGAACGCCAAGAAGGTGGCGAAGATCATTCGCGACGAGGGCCCCAAGGGGATCAAGGCTCAGGTCCAGGGCGAGGAACTGCGTGTCAGTTCCAAGAGCCGCGACGACCTGCAGACCGTGATCGCCCTCCTCAAGGGCCAGGACTTCGACTTCGCGGTGCAGTTCGTCAACTATCGGTGATCATCCGGATTCGGCCCCGTGGTTGAGGTCGTGTCGGCCACGTGGTTGAGGTCGTAACGGAGAAGACGGAGAAGGGTGGGCACGCCGGTTCGACCGGGGTGCCCACCCTTCTCGCCCACCGGCCGCGGTTCCGGGTGGTGCTTGCGTACGCGCTCAGCGGCGGGAGTGGCCGAACAGGAGGCGGTAGGCGATCAGCAGGACCAGGGAGCCGCCGATCGCGGCCGCCCAGGTGGCGCCGTCGTAGAAGTTCTCGGAGATCGGGTGGCCCAGCCAGCGGGCGGAGATCCAGCCGCCGATGAAGGCGCCGGCGACGCCGATGAGGGTCGTGCCGATGAAGCCGCC is from Streptomyces sp. NBC_01314 and encodes:
- a CDS encoding adenosine deaminase; this translates as MERVRDLAELPKAHLHLHFTGSMRPTTVLELADKYGVRLPEALSEALISGEPPKLRATDERGWFRFQRLYDAARSCVRGPEDIQRLVREAAEEDVRDGSGWLEIQVDPTSYAPRLGGLIPALEVILDAVDTTVRETGLGMRVVVAANRMKHPLDARTLARLAVRYADRGVVGFGLSNDERRGMARDFDRAFAIAREGGLLSAPHGGELTGPSSVRDCLDDLHASRIGHGVRAAEDPRLLKRLADRGVTCEVCPASNVALGVYEKPQDVPLRTLFEAGVPMALGADDPLLFGSRLAAQYEIARHHHGFTDQELAELARQSIRASAAPEQERTKLLAGVDEWLALPADQDAPKG
- a CDS encoding pyridoxal phosphate-dependent aminotransferase yields the protein MSAATPPTERRVSARIGAISESATLAVDAKAKALKAAGRPVIGFGAGEPDFPTPDYIVEAAVEACKNPKYHRYTPAGGLPELKAAIAAKTLRDSGYEVDPSQVLVTNGGKQAIYEAFAAILDPGDEVIVPAPYWTTYPESIRLAGGVPVDVVADETTGYRVSVEQLEAARTENTKVLLFVSPSNPTGAVYTRAQIEEIGRWAAEKGLWVLTDEIYEHLVYGDAEFHSLPVVVPELADRTIVVNGVAKTYAMTGWRVGWVIGPKDVVKAATNLQSHATSNVSNVAQVAALAAVSGDLAAVEKMKEAFDRRRKTIVRMLNEIDGVLCPEPEGAFYAYPSVKDLVGKEIRGKRPQNTVELAALILEEAEVAVVPGEAFGTPGYLRLSYALGDEDLLEGVSRLQKLLAEATD
- a CDS encoding MaoC family dehydratase — encoded protein: MTAKISYDDVEVGTELPAQTFGVTRATLVRYAGASGDFNPIHWNEKFAKEVGLPDVIAHGMFTMAEAIRVVTDWTGDPGSVIEYGVRFTRPVVVPNDDQGATIEVSAKVGAKLDDNTVRVDLTAMSAGQKVLGMSRAVVRLA
- a CDS encoding NAD(P)H-binding protein, with amino-acid sequence MRIVIAGGHGQIALRLERLLAARGHEVAGLIRRVEQTDDLRAAGAEPVLCDLESASVEEVAAHLVGADAAVFAAGAGPGSGAARKDTVDRAAAVLFADAAVRTGVRRHIVVSSMGADPAHRGDDIFDTYQRAKGEADAYVRGLDALDWTILRPGMLTDDAGTGLVRLEASTGRGPIPRDDVAATLAELLDTPATAGLTLEVISGSTPVSVAVKSVAGN
- a CDS encoding UDP-N-acetylmuramate dehydrogenase — encoded protein: MQELHDAPLAPLTTFRLGGPAHRLITATTDDEVIAAVREADDAGTPLLLIGGGSNLVVGDKGFAGTALVIATKGYALDGTRLELAAGEVWTDVVARTVEAGLAGIECLAGIPGSAGATPIQNVGAYGQEVASTITEVVAYDRLTRETVTVPNAECAFTYRHSRFKDEPERYVVLRVRFELEDADGLSGPIKYAETARTLGVGPGDRVPLADARETVLKLRAGKGMVLDPEDHDTWSAGSFFTNPILTDEEFAAFHARVRERLGDDATPPAYAAGDGHTKTSAAWLIDKAGFTKGYGTGPARISTKHTLALTNRGAATTEDLLALAREVVSGVRDAFGVTLVNEPVTVGVSL
- the rpmG gene encoding 50S ribosomal protein L33 — encoded protein: MAATDVRPKITLACVECKERNYITKKNRRNNPDRMEMKKHCPRCKAHTAHRETR
- a CDS encoding YajQ family cyclic di-GMP-binding protein translates to MADSSFDIVSKVERQEVDNALNQTAKEISQRYDFKGVGASISWSGEKILMEANSEDRVKAILDVFQSKLIKRGISLKSLDAGEPQLSGKEYKLFASIEEGISQENAKKVAKIIRDEGPKGIKAQVQGEELRVSSKSRDDLQTVIALLKGQDFDFAVQFVNYR
- a CDS encoding MaoC family dehydratase N-terminal domain-containing protein, encoding MALDQSFVGRSYPPTDPYEVGREKIREFAEAVGDTNPVYTDPEAAKAHGYADVIAPPTFVFSITFKAAGQVVQDPQLGLDYSRVVHGDQKFAHRRPVRAGDRLTVTSTIEAIKSLAGNDILDIRGEVHDESGEHVVTAWTKLVARAAEKA
- a CDS encoding GlsB/YeaQ/YmgE family stress response membrane protein, which codes for MSIIGWIILGLLAGAIAKFLLPGRDPGGFIGTTLIGVAGAFIGGWISARWLGHPISENFYDGATWAAAIGGSLVLLIAYRLLFGHSRR
- a CDS encoding amidohydrolase family protein, with protein sequence MPDSQPQPSHSSSGPNSGPDEAGALLLCGARLTDGRVVDVRLGGGRIEAVGTAGSLGGGPAACGVPATRVDLGGHLLLPAPAEPHAHGDTALSADFEGPAPYDGQDVQRRATEAALLQLGHGATAVRSHVHVGDVQGLEALAAVLQARRALRGLVELTTVAMPRVLTGVAGADGLAILRDAVKMGASVVGGCPDLDPDPTGYVEAVLEIASEHGCPVDLHTDGDDPARLARLAAMVGGLRPGVTLGPCGGLARLPSQAASRAADQLGAAGVTVVCLPQGGCGTVDRRGTAPVRLLRAAGVRVAAGSGALRDVSNPVGRGDPLEAAFLLASRYGLRPEEAYDTVSGAARAGLGLPEVRVEADFPAELLAVRGARLAGVLSLAYSRIVVHRGRVVARTSAVREYCGSATSAALDLPRQGRGEPS